A genomic window from Bacillus mesophilus includes:
- a CDS encoding GntR family transcriptional regulator — MILDTDSTKPIYVQIAEWLEAEILNGNLQADQKVFSQYQLADMYNINPATAAKGLNLLAEENTLYKKRGLGMFVSKDAKEIILQKRKNQTLKGLVREVVMESRRLSVSESELIDMVKAELREGEDQT, encoded by the coding sequence TTGATTTTAGATACAGACAGTACGAAGCCGATTTATGTTCAAATAGCAGAATGGCTCGAAGCAGAAATCTTAAATGGAAATTTACAAGCAGACCAAAAAGTATTTTCTCAATATCAGTTGGCTGATATGTATAACATCAATCCAGCGACAGCCGCAAAGGGTCTGAATTTGTTAGCAGAAGAAAATACCTTATATAAGAAAAGGGGCCTTGGTATGTTTGTTTCTAAGGATGCAAAAGAAATCATTCTACAGAAAAGAAAAAACCAAACACTAAAGGGTCTAGTAAGAGAAGTTGTGATGGAATCAAGACGCTTAAGCGTAAGTGAGTCGGAATTAATTGACATGGTAAAAGCAGAATTACGGGAGGGAGAGGATCAAACATGA
- a CDS encoding DUF1648 domain-containing protein, whose protein sequence is MTESWKRPKLVIPKTKREWIGDLFGYFCYIGSIILLISVWNQLPEKVPGHYNMAGEVDRWGSKWELLILPVVGAFMAIFMQVLEKFPEVHNYPQRFNESNAGQFYLQSRKLLNQVKNICLLLFSFILVESISVALGWGLGLSKFFLPLTIMGTGIPIIIGIVKFRKIR, encoded by the coding sequence ATGACAGAATCATGGAAACGACCCAAACTAGTCATTCCTAAAACAAAGCGTGAATGGATAGGGGATCTATTCGGCTATTTCTGTTATATCGGTTCGATCATACTATTAATCTCTGTTTGGAATCAGTTACCGGAAAAAGTGCCAGGTCATTATAATATGGCAGGGGAAGTGGACCGGTGGGGATCAAAATGGGAATTGCTCATTCTACCAGTAGTTGGCGCCTTTATGGCAATATTCATGCAAGTATTAGAAAAATTTCCCGAAGTTCATAATTATCCTCAACGTTTTAATGAATCTAACGCAGGGCAGTTTTACCTGCAAAGTAGAAAGCTCCTCAATCAGGTGAAGAATATTTGTCTTCTCTTATTCTCATTCATTTTAGTAGAGTCAATATCCGTCGCCTTAGGGTGGGGGCTAGGGCTTAGTAAATTCTTTCTACCACTCACCATCATGGGAACAGGAATTCCAATTATAATTGGTATAGTAAAATTCAGAAAGATACGATAA